Proteins encoded by one window of Salvia splendens isolate huo1 chromosome 14, SspV2, whole genome shotgun sequence:
- the LOC121763316 gene encoding squalene synthase 2-like codes for MKNLRAILKHPEDLYPLVKLKLAARQAEKQIPAEPHWAFCYSMLHKVSRSFALVIQQLDTDLRDAVCIFYLVLRALDTVEDDTSIASEVKVPILKAFHSHIYNSEWHFSCGTKDYKVLMDEFHHVSVAFLELGKGYQEAIENITMRMGEGMAKFICKEVESVDDYDEYCHYVAGLVGLGLSKLFHASGKEDLLSDSISNSMGLFLQKTNIIRDYLEDINEIPKSRMFWPREIWSKYANKLEDLKYEENSVKSVQCLNDMVTNALTHVEDCLKYMAALRDPAIFRFCAIPQIMAIGTLALCYNNIQVFRGVVKMRRGLTAKVIDRTKTMSDVYGAFYDFSLMLKSKVDDVDPNARKAKDNLEKILKLCRESGALGQRNSYIIHSKPQYNATMIAAIFIIIAIILAYLSTTRPAYM; via the exons ATGAAGAATTTGCGCGCGATTTTGAAGCATCCGGAGGATCTATATCCGTTGGTGAAACTGAAGCTGGCGGCACGACAGGCTGAGAAGCAGATCCCGGCGGAGCCGCACTGGGCATTTTGCTATTCCATGCTTCATAAAGTGTCTAGGAGTTTCGCTCTCGTTATTCAGCAGCTCGATACTGATCTTCGTGATGCT GTATGTATTTTCTATTTGGTTCTCCGAGCGCTTGACACAGTTG AGGATGATACAAGCATAGCATCAGAAGTTAAAGTACCTATTTTGAAGGCATTTCATTCTCACATATACAACTCAGAATGGCATTTCTCAT GTGGTACAAAGGATTACAAAGTTCTCATGGATGAGTTTCACCATGTTTCTGTTGCTTTTTTGGAGCTTGGAAAAGG TTATCAAGAGGCAATTGAGAATATTACCATGAGAATGGGTGAAGGAATGGCAAAATTTATATGCAAGGAG GTAGAATCAGTTGATGATTATGATGAATATTGTCACTATGTGGCTGGACTTGTTGGACTAGGGTTGTCAAAGCTATTCCATGCATCAGGAAAAGAAGATCTGCTGTCTGATTCTATCTCCAACTCCATGGGTTTATTTCTTCAG AAAACTAATATAATTAGAGATTACTTGGAGGATATTAATGAAATACCAAAGTCGCGAATGTTTTGGCCTCGTGAAATTTGGAGTAAATATGCAAACAAACTCGAG GACTTGAAATATGAGGAAAACTCAGTTAAGTCAGTGCAGTGTCTGAACGACATGGTTACAAATGCCTTAACACACGTTGAAGATTGCCTGAAGTACATGGCTGCTTTACGAGATCCAGCTATCTTTCGTTTTTGTGCAATTCCACAG ATCATGGCAATAGGGACATTAGCTTTGTGCTACAACAACATTCAAGTCTTCAGAGGTGTTGTGAAAATGAGGCGTG gTCTAACTGCAAAAGTCATTGACCGAACTAAAACTATGTCGGATGTTTATGGGGCTTTTTATGACTTCTCTCTTATGTTGAAATCAAAG GTTGACGATGTCGACCCTAATGCCAGAAAGGCGAAAGACAACTTGGAGAAAATCTTGAAACTTTGCAGGGAATCTGGAGCTCTAGGCCAAAG GAATTCTTACATTATCCATAGCAAGCCACAATACAATGCAACCATG ATCGCTGCCATCTTCATCATAATCGCTATTATTCTAGCTTACCTATCAACAACTCGGCCAGCCTATATGT GA
- the LOC121765812 gene encoding SH3 domain-containing protein 2-like isoform X1, producing MEAIRKQASRLRDQVARQQQAVLKQFGAYGGSDNASTDDAELQQHQKLEKLYISTRAAKHFQRDIVRGVEGYIVTGSKQVEIGTKLSEDSRKYGVENTCTTGNTLSKAASSFSRARAQMEKEHGNLLKALGTQVAEPLRAMVMGAPLEDARHLAQRYDRMRQEGEAQAVDVARKQAKVREGAAHPDMVFKLEAAESKLQDLKSNVATLGKEASAAMAAVEAQQQRLTLQRLITMVEAERAYHQRVLQILDQLEGEMMSERQQIEAAPTHSTDTFSAPPIYEEVNDVSTSPMQNGATDTLRYFLGEVVHAYQAESDVELNLSTGDYVVVRKVSNNGWAEGECKGKAGWFPFGYVERRDRVLASKVAEVY from the exons ATGGAAGCAATAAGAAAGCAAGCCTCCAGGCTGCGAGACCAGGTCGCTAGGCAACAGCAG GCTGTCCTGAAGCAGTTTGGAGCATATGGAGGTTCAGATAATGCATCGACTGATGATGCTGAGCTCCAACAGCACCAGAAACTTGAAAAACTATATATATCCACTCGAGCTGCTAAG CATTTCCAAAGGGACATTGTTCGTGGAGTTGAAGGCTACATTGTTACAGGTTCCAAACAAGTTGAAATAG GGACCAAATTATCAGAAGATAGCAGGAAATATGGTGTTGAGAACACCTGCACTACTGGAAATACATTATCAAAAGCAGCCTCCAGTTTTTCACGAGCTCGCGCTCAAATGGAGAAAGAACACGGAAATTTATTGAAAGCCTTGGGCACACAG GTGGCGGAACCATTAAGAGCTATGGTAATGGGAGCTCCACTTGAAGATGCTCGTCATCTTGCTCAGCGATATGATAGGATGAGACAAGAGGGAGAAGCTCAG GCAGTTGACGTTGCCAGAAAACAAGCAAAAGTTAGAGAAGGTGCCGCCCATCCTGACATGGTTTTTAAACTTGAAGCGGCTGAATCAAAATTGCAAGATCTAAAGTCCAATGTGGCAACACTAGGGAAAGAAGCTTCTGCAGCTATGGCTGCTGTCGAAGCTCAACAGCAAAGGCTGACTCTGCAACGGCTGATAACCATG GTTGAAGCCGAACGTGCTTACCATCAAAGAGTCCTTCAAATACTTGATCAACTAGAAGGGGAG ATGATGTCCGAGCGTCAACAAATTGAAGCAGCTCCTACCCATAGCACTGACACTTTTTCAGCTCCTCCAATATATGAAGAAGTAAATGATGTATCTACTTCACCAATGCAGAATGGGGCAACTGATACCTTGAGATACTTTCTTGGGGAG GTTGTACATGCATATCAAGCTGAATCTGATGTGGAGCTTAATTTGTCAACTGGTGACTATGTTGTCGTAAGAAAG GTCTCAAATAATGGCTGGGCTGAAGGTGAATGCAAGGGGAAAGCAGGCTGGTTTCCTTTTGGTTACGTTGAGAGACGAGACCGTGTTCTAGCAAGCAAGGTAGCTGAAGTTTATTAA
- the LOC121765812 gene encoding SH3 domain-containing protein 2-like isoform X2 — MEAIRKQASRLRDQVARQQQAVLKQFGAYGGSDNASTDDAELQQHQKLEKLYISTRAAKHFQRDIVRGVEGYIVTGSKQVEIEDSRKYGVENTCTTGNTLSKAASSFSRARAQMEKEHGNLLKALGTQVAEPLRAMVMGAPLEDARHLAQRYDRMRQEGEAQAVDVARKQAKVREGAAHPDMVFKLEAAESKLQDLKSNVATLGKEASAAMAAVEAQQQRLTLQRLITMVEAERAYHQRVLQILDQLEGEMMSERQQIEAAPTHSTDTFSAPPIYEEVNDVSTSPMQNGATDTLRYFLGEVVHAYQAESDVELNLSTGDYVVVRKVSNNGWAEGECKGKAGWFPFGYVERRDRVLASKVAEVY; from the exons ATGGAAGCAATAAGAAAGCAAGCCTCCAGGCTGCGAGACCAGGTCGCTAGGCAACAGCAG GCTGTCCTGAAGCAGTTTGGAGCATATGGAGGTTCAGATAATGCATCGACTGATGATGCTGAGCTCCAACAGCACCAGAAACTTGAAAAACTATATATATCCACTCGAGCTGCTAAG CATTTCCAAAGGGACATTGTTCGTGGAGTTGAAGGCTACATTGTTACAGGTTCCAAACAAGTTGAAATAG AAGATAGCAGGAAATATGGTGTTGAGAACACCTGCACTACTGGAAATACATTATCAAAAGCAGCCTCCAGTTTTTCACGAGCTCGCGCTCAAATGGAGAAAGAACACGGAAATTTATTGAAAGCCTTGGGCACACAG GTGGCGGAACCATTAAGAGCTATGGTAATGGGAGCTCCACTTGAAGATGCTCGTCATCTTGCTCAGCGATATGATAGGATGAGACAAGAGGGAGAAGCTCAG GCAGTTGACGTTGCCAGAAAACAAGCAAAAGTTAGAGAAGGTGCCGCCCATCCTGACATGGTTTTTAAACTTGAAGCGGCTGAATCAAAATTGCAAGATCTAAAGTCCAATGTGGCAACACTAGGGAAAGAAGCTTCTGCAGCTATGGCTGCTGTCGAAGCTCAACAGCAAAGGCTGACTCTGCAACGGCTGATAACCATG GTTGAAGCCGAACGTGCTTACCATCAAAGAGTCCTTCAAATACTTGATCAACTAGAAGGGGAG ATGATGTCCGAGCGTCAACAAATTGAAGCAGCTCCTACCCATAGCACTGACACTTTTTCAGCTCCTCCAATATATGAAGAAGTAAATGATGTATCTACTTCACCAATGCAGAATGGGGCAACTGATACCTTGAGATACTTTCTTGGGGAG GTTGTACATGCATATCAAGCTGAATCTGATGTGGAGCTTAATTTGTCAACTGGTGACTATGTTGTCGTAAGAAAG GTCTCAAATAATGGCTGGGCTGAAGGTGAATGCAAGGGGAAAGCAGGCTGGTTTCCTTTTGGTTACGTTGAGAGACGAGACCGTGTTCTAGCAAGCAAGGTAGCTGAAGTTTATTAA